One genomic segment of Devosia sp. includes these proteins:
- a CDS encoding efflux RND transporter permease subunit translates to MSSDSIFKRVIDRIVYKRSIGFGLEYVGLTTLRFPRIMALAVLAFSILALWQVPRANVDGDLLRVYAHSGRHYDAYEKLSQTFGTFENDIYVLVNSPRLVDPEIIEQVRNLAFDLELSDYAVGTMSPFTLRKPDGSGGSVPAVPEGMQTGDEVAFALMDLQQNDPMMRNLITPDLDGVVLILFPNQDMVRADGAKAMIDNLRATIAPYQGGELSIEITGPPVWTSEMLNAAVDDQIKFTIYGFGLGALIALFALRSLPGAILVATTPFIAVMWSIGTILMLFGSFSFLTIIVTTLVLVMAFAESMFFVFNWLAYWRDGMEPHKAVDATLKLVGPATSLTTLTTIVAFASLYFSPGQGVQEFALAGIAGCVIMFLCLMTVMPLLLKAALRLGFKLPKAPNFALNAPVPAALALATRFGRPIAVLAIVLTIALMIPAWLIQPRFSFEDYMTKDSSALMAAESIDQGVGGVAPIYVQVPLKEMDPNVGPEDFETIRKVHDIVESELGENKVISAASLTNYTESGFTREEVFNAVGPFMRKRFVTDDGGQALVTGFMPTIVESQALKDTVARIESRIAAEGIGEVEVGGFRVLTTFATDDIVTSLQISLATSIVLNLVLIGLAFGSWRVGLVSAIPNMFPILGTIAWLWFSHGGLQLTTMLALTIAFGVAVNDTIHMLSHYVHGRREEHRAHIDSVRHTMSRIGGAIVATTVILCAGTIIVAFSDLPQVALFGTLFVLSLVLALVGDLFILPALLVAGGAFFDTLSRLKVQTADHVATPDDPTGDTSTGRPGTTSM, encoded by the coding sequence GTGTCGTCTGATTCTATTTTTAAGCGCGTGATCGACCGCATTGTTTACAAGCGCTCGATTGGGTTCGGACTTGAATATGTCGGCCTGACCACACTTCGCTTTCCCCGCATCATGGCTCTGGCGGTGCTCGCCTTTTCGATCCTGGCGCTGTGGCAGGTGCCGCGCGCCAATGTCGATGGCGATTTGCTGCGGGTCTATGCCCATTCCGGCCGCCACTACGACGCCTACGAAAAGCTGTCGCAGACCTTCGGCACCTTCGAGAACGACATCTATGTTCTGGTGAACTCGCCGCGGCTCGTCGACCCTGAGATCATCGAGCAGGTTCGCAACCTCGCGTTCGATCTCGAGCTCAGCGACTACGCCGTGGGCACCATGTCGCCCTTCACCCTGCGCAAGCCGGATGGCAGCGGCGGCTCGGTGCCGGCCGTACCAGAAGGGATGCAGACAGGAGACGAAGTCGCTTTTGCCCTCATGGATCTTCAGCAGAACGATCCGATGATGCGCAATCTGATCACGCCCGATCTCGATGGCGTGGTGCTCATCCTCTTCCCCAATCAGGATATGGTGCGCGCCGATGGCGCCAAGGCCATGATCGATAACCTCCGAGCCACCATTGCGCCCTATCAGGGTGGCGAATTGAGCATCGAGATCACCGGTCCGCCCGTGTGGACCTCGGAGATGCTCAATGCCGCCGTCGACGACCAGATCAAGTTCACCATTTACGGGTTTGGCCTGGGCGCGCTCATCGCCCTCTTCGCCCTGCGCTCCCTGCCCGGCGCCATCCTGGTCGCCACCACGCCGTTCATTGCCGTCATGTGGTCCATCGGCACCATCCTGATGCTGTTCGGGTCCTTCTCGTTCCTCACCATCATCGTCACCACCCTGGTGCTGGTGATGGCCTTTGCCGAATCCATGTTCTTCGTCTTCAACTGGCTGGCCTATTGGCGCGACGGCATGGAGCCGCACAAGGCCGTGGATGCGACGCTGAAGCTGGTCGGCCCGGCAACGTCGCTGACGACGCTCACCACCATCGTTGCCTTTGCCTCTCTCTACTTCTCGCCGGGTCAGGGCGTGCAGGAATTTGCGCTGGCCGGCATTGCCGGTTGCGTCATCATGTTCCTGTGCCTGATGACCGTCATGCCCCTGCTGCTCAAGGCTGCGCTGCGCTTGGGTTTCAAGCTGCCCAAGGCACCCAATTTCGCCCTCAATGCCCCGGTTCCGGCGGCGCTGGCCCTGGCGACCCGCTTCGGCCGGCCGATCGCCGTCCTGGCCATCGTGCTGACCATCGCTCTGATGATCCCCGCCTGGCTCATCCAGCCCCGTTTCTCCTTTGAAGACTACATGACCAAGGATTCCTCGGCCCTGATGGCGGCCGAGAGCATCGACCAGGGCGTGGGCGGCGTGGCGCCGATCTATGTGCAGGTGCCGCTCAAGGAAATGGACCCCAATGTGGGCCCGGAAGATTTCGAGACCATTCGCAAGGTTCACGACATCGTCGAGTCCGAGCTGGGCGAGAACAAGGTCATCTCCGCAGCCAGCCTCACCAATTACACCGAAAGCGGCTTTACCCGCGAAGAGGTGTTCAACGCCGTCGGCCCGTTCATGCGCAAGCGCTTCGTCACCGACGATGGCGGGCAGGCCCTGGTCACCGGCTTCATGCCCACCATCGTCGAAAGCCAGGCGCTCAAGGATACCGTGGCCCGTATCGAAAGCCGCATTGCGGCCGAGGGGATCGGCGAAGTCGAGGTCGGCGGATTCCGCGTGCTGACCACATTCGCCACCGACGACATCGTCACATCGCTGCAGATCTCACTGGCCACCAGCATCGTGCTCAACCTTGTCCTGATCGGGCTGGCCTTCGGCTCCTGGCGCGTCGGCCTGGTCTCGGCCATTCCCAACATGTTTCCGATCCTGGGCACGATCGCCTGGCTGTGGTTCAGCCATGGCGGCCTGCAGCTCACCACCATGCTGGCGCTGACGATTGCCTTTGGCGTGGCCGTCAACGACACCATTCACATGCTGTCGCATTACGTGCACGGCCGCCGCGAGGAACATCGCGCCCATATCGACTCGGTGCGCCACACCATGAGCCGTATCGGCGGGGCCATTGTCGCCACCACCGTGATCCTGTGCGCCGGCACCATCATCGTTGCCTTCTCCGATCTGCCGCAGGTCGCCCTGTTCGGCACGCTGTTCGTTCTGTCGCTGGTGCTGGCGCTGGTCGGCGACCTCTTCATCCTGCCGGCTTTGCTGGTGGCGGGGGGGGCATTTTTCGACACGCTGTCGCGCCTCAAGGTGCAGACGGCCGACCATGTGGCCACGCCGGACGATCCGACCGGAGACACCAGCACGGGCCGGCCGGGCACCACATCCATGTGA
- a CDS encoding NAD(P)H-binding protein, translating to MTTFSNAPLLVTGASGNFGRLAVEELLARGAKHVVAGTRDPSKLADLAARGVEIRRLDFDDAATLATAFAGIERALIVSTDGIGKRVAQQTAAIAAAKTAGVKHVVYTSAPAARPDADAGLGAEHFWTEVALANSGLGFTILRNHMYAENNLMDGPGAAASGQLFGLVGDRGTSYVARIDAARTAAGALLTAEGNTVEDVTGPAPVGNSERAALFAEVSGKSVTLVALAPADLKAGMVASGLPEGFAEALVAFQRDAVTGHHGVVTSVVEKYSGRKPQAFADFIRTQAAAFGN from the coding sequence ATGACCACATTTTCGAACGCCCCCCTTCTCGTCACCGGAGCCTCCGGCAATTTCGGCCGCCTGGCCGTTGAGGAATTGCTGGCGCGCGGTGCAAAGCACGTCGTTGCCGGCACGCGCGATCCGTCCAAGCTCGCCGATCTGGCCGCCCGCGGCGTCGAGATCCGCCGGCTCGACTTTGACGACGCCGCAACCCTTGCCACGGCCTTTGCCGGCATCGAACGCGCCCTGATCGTTTCGACCGATGGCATCGGCAAGCGCGTTGCCCAGCAGACGGCCGCCATCGCTGCGGCCAAGACGGCCGGCGTCAAACACGTGGTCTATACGTCTGCCCCTGCCGCCCGGCCCGATGCCGATGCCGGCCTCGGTGCCGAGCATTTCTGGACGGAGGTGGCGCTTGCCAATTCCGGTCTCGGGTTCACCATCCTGCGTAACCACATGTATGCGGAAAACAATCTCATGGACGGCCCGGGCGCGGCCGCGAGCGGGCAGCTTTTCGGCCTCGTCGGCGACAGGGGCACCAGTTATGTCGCCCGCATCGATGCGGCCCGCACCGCCGCCGGGGCCCTGCTCACTGCCGAAGGCAACACGGTTGAAGACGTCACCGGCCCTGCACCGGTCGGGAACAGCGAACGCGCTGCCCTCTTCGCAGAAGTATCGGGCAAGTCCGTCACGCTCGTCGCACTCGCCCCGGCCGACCTCAAGGCCGGCATGGTTGCTTCCGGCCTGCCGGAAGGCTTTGCGGAGGCCCTTGTGGCTTTCCAGCGCGATGCGGTGACGGGCCACCACGGCGTCGTGACATCGGTGGTCGAGAAATATTCCGGCCGCAAGCCACAGGCCTTTGCCGATTTCATCCGCACGCAAGCGGCCGCCTTCGGCAACTAG
- a CDS encoding helix-turn-helix domain-containing protein, translated as MQSGLAAAEIYVERWNQATSGAASGPCPVRDVLDKIGDKWSMLLVMTLASGAKRFNQLHRDVPDISQKMLTQTLRDLQRDGLVARQVFDTKPPSVEYRLTPLGHSLIVPFGHLIEWANESIPDIAASRMAFDDVATA; from the coding sequence ATGCAGTCTGGCCTGGCCGCTGCCGAAATCTATGTCGAACGCTGGAACCAGGCGACCTCAGGCGCTGCCAGTGGCCCTTGTCCGGTACGGGACGTGCTCGACAAGATTGGCGACAAATGGAGCATGTTGCTGGTGATGACCCTGGCTTCGGGCGCAAAGCGCTTCAACCAGCTGCATCGCGACGTTCCCGACATTTCCCAGAAAATGCTGACGCAGACCCTTCGCGATCTGCAGCGCGACGGTCTGGTGGCCCGGCAGGTGTTCGACACCAAGCCACCATCGGTTGAATATCGCCTGACCCCGCTCGGACATTCGCTGATTGTTCCTTTTGGTCATCTCATCGAATGGGCCAATGAGAGCATTCCCGATATAGCCGCGTCTCGCATGGCGTTCGATGACGTGGCCACGGCCTGA
- a CDS encoding helix-turn-helix domain-containing protein, producing the protein MGEKRNVSRIEPGAMALRALAHPQRMRMLGLLRVDGPATATSLAARLGLNSGATSYHLRQLERHGFIEEDAGRGNARERWWKASHESTITSTSGADEDAVDAAVAFGQAALQWQATQMQRALDRHMQLSPQWREASTASDFIIPMTPGQAKALTERLMAVLWEAKEAAPELGGEYPEGVEPVTVILHSFPWPGDEEGGA; encoded by the coding sequence ATGGGCGAAAAGCGAAATGTCAGCCGGATAGAGCCCGGCGCCATGGCGTTGCGGGCCCTGGCGCATCCGCAACGCATGCGTATGCTCGGCCTGTTGCGCGTCGATGGACCGGCGACGGCAACGAGCCTTGCGGCCCGGCTCGGTCTCAACTCCGGGGCGACCAGCTACCATCTGCGGCAATTGGAACGGCATGGCTTCATCGAGGAGGATGCCGGGCGCGGCAATGCCCGCGAGCGGTGGTGGAAGGCGAGCCACGAGTCGACGATCACCTCGACCTCCGGCGCCGATGAAGACGCAGTCGACGCCGCGGTGGCCTTTGGGCAGGCGGCGTTGCAATGGCAGGCGACGCAGATGCAACGTGCGCTCGACCGGCACATGCAATTGTCGCCGCAATGGCGTGAAGCTTCGACTGCCAGTGACTTCATCATCCCCATGACCCCCGGCCAGGCCAAGGCCCTGACCGAGCGTCTCATGGCGGTGCTCTGGGAAGCCAAGGAAGCGGCGCCGGAACTGGGGGGCGAATACCCCGAGGGCGTGGAGCCGGTGACCGTGATCCTGCACAGTTTTCCATGGCCCGGGGACGAGGAGGGCGGGGCATGA
- a CDS encoding MFS transporter, translating into MSRHGPLAAVAAATVFSVGGTRLSVIAIPWLVLTLTGSPVLTGLVGFAELLPYVLVKALSGPLIDRLGARRVAIWSDGLSTIAVLLVPLSFWLGWLSVWALLPAVAVIGALRAPADTAKQALTPDIAKLCAVPLERVTGIMGASDRLAGTLGAAAGAALIGFIGPVPALLVNALGFAMSGIILAVGVPPAGVAGAAGATGPAPAGYVTAFRDGWGVLRRDPVLVSLVIMIACTNLFDQAYAIVLLPVWVKTSGLDVAWVGILLATFSGGAIAGAAIAAAIGSRLPRLIVYTVGFICAGPVPYVLLALSVPLPVVIGVFVFSGFAAGFINPIIGAILFERIPGPMVGRVIALVGALAWTLMPFGGLYAGVLVESSNIQTGLLVSAALYFLATLAPVFVPSFRQMNRQPVAAQ; encoded by the coding sequence ATGAGCCGCCATGGCCCGCTGGCCGCTGTGGCTGCCGCGACGGTGTTCTCGGTCGGCGGCACGCGCCTCTCGGTCATCGCCATACCCTGGCTGGTTCTAACCCTGACAGGGAGCCCGGTGCTGACCGGGCTCGTCGGCTTTGCCGAATTGCTGCCCTATGTGCTGGTCAAGGCGCTGTCCGGCCCGCTCATCGACCGGCTCGGCGCGCGGCGCGTGGCGATCTGGTCCGACGGGCTGTCGACCATTGCCGTATTGCTGGTGCCGCTGAGTTTCTGGCTCGGATGGCTCTCGGTCTGGGCGCTGCTGCCGGCCGTGGCCGTGATCGGCGCCCTGCGGGCCCCGGCGGACACGGCCAAGCAGGCCCTGACCCCCGATATTGCAAAACTCTGCGCCGTGCCGCTGGAGCGCGTCACCGGCATCATGGGCGCCAGTGACCGGCTGGCCGGCACATTGGGTGCGGCCGCGGGCGCCGCACTGATCGGCTTCATCGGGCCGGTCCCGGCTCTGCTGGTCAACGCGCTCGGCTTTGCAATGTCCGGTATCATTCTGGCCGTCGGGGTTCCCCCCGCCGGAGTGGCGGGGGCAGCCGGCGCCACCGGCCCGGCACCGGCCGGCTATGTCACTGCTTTTCGCGATGGCTGGGGCGTGCTGCGGCGCGACCCGGTTCTGGTCAGCCTGGTGATCATGATCGCTTGCACAAATCTGTTCGACCAGGCCTATGCCATCGTGCTGTTGCCGGTGTGGGTCAAGACATCCGGGCTGGATGTGGCCTGGGTCGGGATCCTGCTGGCGACTTTCTCCGGTGGCGCCATTGCCGGGGCTGCCATCGCAGCGGCCATCGGCAGCCGATTGCCGCGATTGATTGTCTATACGGTGGGTTTTATCTGCGCCGGACCTGTCCCCTATGTCCTTCTGGCACTGAGCGTGCCGCTGCCGGTTGTCATCGGCGTCTTCGTATTCAGCGGGTTCGCGGCCGGATTTATCAACCCGATCATCGGCGCCATCCTGTTCGAGCGCATCCCTGGGCCTATGGTTGGGCGGGTCATCGCGCTGGTTGGGGCGCTGGCATGGACGCTGATGCCATTTGGCGGGCTATATGCTGGCGTACTGGTGGAGAGTTCCAATATTCAGACTGGTCTGCTCGTATCGGCAGCGCTCTATTTTCTCGCCACACTGGCGCCCGTCTTTGTACCGAGCTTCAGGCAGATGAACAGACAGCCCGTTGCCGCACAGTGA
- a CDS encoding bleomycin resistance protein, which produces MPDLATPNLPSRNFDVTEKFYAALGFERHWRDDGWMILGRGDLLIEFFAFPELDPATSSFSCCLRLDDLDAFYRTCRIAGLPEQDKGWPRLHPPRQEAWGGRVGALIDPDCTLLRLIQN; this is translated from the coding sequence ATGCCCGACCTGGCCACGCCGAACCTGCCATCCCGTAACTTTGACGTTACCGAAAAATTCTATGCCGCGCTGGGCTTCGAGCGGCATTGGCGCGACGATGGCTGGATGATCCTGGGGCGGGGCGATCTCTTGATCGAATTCTTCGCCTTTCCCGAGCTGGACCCGGCGACCAGCTCATTCAGCTGTTGCCTGCGTCTTGACGATCTGGACGCTTTTTACCGGACCTGCCGCATCGCAGGTCTGCCGGAGCAGGATAAGGGCTGGCCACGGTTGCATCCTCCCAGGCAGGAGGCCTGGGGTGGGCGTGTGGGGGCGCTGATCGATCCAGACTGCACGCTGCTCCGCCTCATCCAGAACTGA
- the gyrA gene encoding DNA gyrase subunit A yields the protein MTDTPEDVSGPAPSSDIAPIYITDEMRKSYLDYAMSVIVSRALPDVRDGLKPVHRRILFSMSENGYEYNKPFRKSARVVGDVIGKYHPHGDSAVYMALVRMAQDFSMGQMLVEGQGNFGSVDGDMPAAMRYTEVRMQRITNSLLDDLDKDTVDFRDNYDGSEREPTVLPARFPNMLVNGGGGIAVGMATNVPTHNLAETINAALAVLDNPAILTEELLEHLPGPDFPTGGIILGRAGIRQAYETGRGSIIMRGRTSIEEVRKEREAIVITEIPYQVNKAAMVEKIAELVRDKRIEGVADLRDESSREGMRVVVEVKRDALPDVVLNQLYRFTPLQSSFGCNFVALNGGKPELMNLKQILDAFITFREEVVTRRARFLLNKARDRAHVLVGLAVAVANIDEIIALIRTAPDPATAREQLMTRRWPAADVEPLIRLIDDPRHRINEDGTFNLSEEQARAILELRLARLTALGRDEIGEELNGLGAEIEDYLDILRSRERVRDIIRQELEDIREQFGSARRTEISDHAADFDDEDLIAREDMVVTVSHAGYIKRVPLSTYRAQNRGGKGRSGMATREEDFVARLFVANTHTPVLFFTSRGIAYKLKVWRLPLSAANARGKALINILPLEQGERITSIMPLPEDETSWGNLDIMFATTRGTVRRNSLADFVEVRQNGKIAMKLDEGDEIVGVETCTVNNDVLLTTALGQAIRFRVDDVRLFKGRDSMGVRGIQLASGDLVISMAVINHSDATAEERAAYLKMSRAVRGEAETEEAGSDEADVVAGALSPELYAAMSATEQFILAISENGYGKRTSSHEYRITGRGGKGIVAMAVNKRNGNLVASFPVEDDDQIMLISDGGQTIRLPVGGDKPIRIVSRGSQGVIVFDTAEDEKVVSVERISEPEGEEGDEPDAPEAPDAPPESPATE from the coding sequence GTGACAGATACGCCTGAAGATGTGAGCGGCCCGGCGCCGTCCTCCGACATCGCCCCGATCTATATCACCGACGAAATGCGCAAGAGCTATCTCGATTACGCCATGAGCGTGATCGTCAGCCGCGCGCTGCCCGATGTTCGGGACGGGCTGAAGCCGGTGCATCGCCGTATCCTGTTCTCGATGAGCGAGAATGGCTACGAGTACAACAAGCCGTTCCGTAAATCGGCCCGCGTGGTCGGCGACGTGATCGGTAAGTATCACCCCCATGGCGACAGCGCGGTCTATATGGCGCTGGTGCGCATGGCCCAGGATTTCTCCATGGGCCAGATGCTGGTCGAGGGCCAGGGCAATTTCGGTTCCGTGGACGGCGATATGCCGGCCGCCATGCGTTACACCGAAGTCAGGATGCAGCGGATCACCAATTCGCTGCTCGATGACCTCGACAAGGACACGGTCGATTTCCGCGACAACTATGACGGCTCCGAGCGAGAACCGACGGTGTTGCCGGCGCGGTTCCCCAACATGCTGGTCAATGGCGGCGGCGGTATCGCGGTGGGCATGGCCACCAATGTGCCGACGCACAACCTGGCCGAAACCATCAATGCGGCGCTGGCCGTGCTCGACAACCCCGCCATCCTTACCGAGGAACTGCTTGAACACCTGCCGGGCCCGGATTTCCCGACGGGCGGCATCATCCTGGGCCGGGCCGGCATCCGGCAGGCCTATGAGACGGGCAGGGGCTCGATCATCATGCGCGGGCGGACCTCGATCGAAGAGGTGCGCAAGGAACGCGAAGCCATCGTCATCACCGAAATTCCTTACCAGGTGAACAAAGCGGCGATGGTCGAAAAGATCGCCGAACTGGTGCGCGACAAGCGCATCGAAGGCGTGGCCGACCTGCGCGATGAATCCAGCCGCGAGGGCATGCGCGTCGTCGTCGAGGTCAAGCGCGATGCCTTGCCCGACGTGGTGCTGAACCAGCTCTACCGGTTCACGCCGCTGCAGAGCTCGTTCGGCTGCAATTTCGTGGCGCTCAATGGCGGCAAGCCGGAGCTTATGAATCTCAAGCAGATTCTGGATGCCTTCATCACCTTCCGCGAAGAGGTGGTGACGCGGCGCGCCCGGTTCCTGCTCAACAAGGCCCGCGACCGCGCCCATGTGCTGGTCGGCCTTGCCGTGGCCGTCGCCAATATCGATGAGATCATCGCCCTGATCCGCACTGCGCCCGATCCGGCAACGGCGCGCGAACAGCTGATGACCCGCCGCTGGCCGGCGGCCGATGTCGAACCGCTGATCCGGCTGATCGACGATCCGCGCCACCGCATCAACGAAGACGGCACGTTCAATCTTTCCGAAGAACAGGCCCGCGCCATTCTCGAACTGCGCCTGGCCCGGCTGACGGCGCTGGGCCGCGACGAAATCGGCGAAGAACTGAACGGCCTGGGCGCTGAAATCGAGGATTATCTGGACATCCTGCGCTCGCGCGAACGGGTGCGCGACATCATCCGGCAGGAACTGGAAGACATCCGCGAGCAGTTCGGTTCGGCTCGCCGCACCGAAATTTCCGACCACGCCGCCGATTTCGACGACGAGGACCTGATCGCCCGCGAGGACATGGTCGTGACCGTCAGTCACGCCGGCTATATCAAGCGCGTGCCGCTCTCGACCTACCGGGCGCAGAACCGGGGCGGCAAGGGCCGCTCGGGCATGGCCACCCGCGAGGAAGATTTCGTGGCGCGGCTGTTCGTCGCCAATACCCATACGCCGGTGCTGTTCTTCACTAGCCGGGGCATTGCCTATAAGCTCAAGGTCTGGCGGCTGCCGCTTTCGGCAGCCAATGCGCGCGGCAAGGCGCTGATCAATATCCTGCCGCTCGAACAGGGCGAACGCATCACCTCGATCATGCCGCTGCCGGAGGACGAAACCTCCTGGGGCAATCTCGACATCATGTTCGCCACGACGCGCGGCACGGTGCGTCGCAACTCGCTGGCCGATTTCGTCGAGGTGCGCCAGAACGGCAAGATCGCCATGAAGCTCGACGAGGGCGATGAAATCGTCGGCGTGGAAACCTGCACGGTCAACAATGACGTGCTGCTGACCACCGCGCTCGGCCAGGCCATCCGCTTCCGCGTCGATGACGTGCGCCTGTTCAAGGGCCGCGACTCCATGGGCGTGCGCGGCATCCAGTTGGCCAGCGGCGACCTGGTGATCTCCATGGCGGTGATCAACCATTCCGACGCCACCGCCGAGGAACGGGCCGCCTATCTCAAGATGAGCCGCGCGGTGCGGGGCGAGGCCGAGACCGAGGAGGCCGGTTCGGACGAGGCCGATGTCGTGGCCGGCGCCCTCAGCCCCGAACTCTATGCGGCGATGAGCGCCACCGAGCAGTTCATTCTCGCCATTTCCGAGAATGGCTACGGCAAGCGCACCTCGAGCCACGAATACCGCATCACCGGGCGGGGCGGTAAGGGCATCGTCGCCATGGCGGTCAACAAGCGCAACGGCAATCTCGTCGCCAGCTTCCCGGTGGAAGACGACGACCAGATCATGCTGATCAGCGACGGCGGGCAGACCATCCGCCTGCCGGTGGGCGGCGACAAGCCGATCCGCATCGTCAGCCGCGGGTCGCAGGGCGTGATCGTCTTCGACACGGCCGAGGACGAAAAGGTGGTCTCGGTCGAACGCATCAGCGAGCCGGAAGGCGAAGAAGGCGACGAGCCCGACGCACCGGAGGCGCCCGACGCACCGCCGGAAAGCCCGGCGACGGAATAA
- a CDS encoding SIR2 family protein: MIAWPEQLKRDLLSRRVVVFLGSGVSKNSVGKDGNTRPPLWNEFLERGLAKVEKKGTAHIKRAISGNDLLHACEWIKSRMEEEWEPFLRECFIDPGYTPSEIHKLIFNLDQRIYLTPNFDQIFENYVIAETGGLVTIKKHSDQDVHNFLREDRTHIIKVHGSIDHPSELIFSNHDYAKARVAHSAFYDVLDACLLSHTFLIVGCGISDPDLTMLLENQRFNFPNSRPHYLVTSSRIAPDMVKSLRANRNLKCLCYDPKDNHAALVDSLRELASVMDQVPAQPVHV, encoded by the coding sequence ATGATCGCATGGCCAGAGCAACTGAAGCGCGATCTTCTATCAAGACGGGTCGTCGTTTTCCTTGGTAGCGGCGTAAGCAAAAACTCCGTCGGCAAGGACGGAAATACGCGTCCACCCCTTTGGAACGAATTCCTTGAAAGGGGTTTGGCGAAAGTTGAGAAGAAGGGTACCGCTCACATCAAGCGGGCAATCAGCGGCAATGATCTCCTACACGCCTGCGAGTGGATCAAAAGCCGGATGGAAGAGGAGTGGGAGCCCTTTCTCAGGGAGTGCTTTATCGACCCGGGCTATACACCATCTGAGATACACAAGCTGATCTTCAATTTGGATCAAAGAATATATCTCACGCCTAATTTTGACCAAATATTCGAAAACTATGTCATCGCCGAGACTGGAGGGTTGGTCACGATAAAAAAGCACTCAGATCAGGATGTGCATAATTTTCTTCGCGAAGACCGAACTCACATCATAAAGGTTCATGGATCGATTGATCATCCAAGTGAACTGATATTCTCAAATCACGACTATGCGAAAGCCAGAGTGGCGCACTCGGCATTCTACGACGTTCTGGATGCCTGTTTGCTGTCGCACACTTTTCTTATTGTCGGCTGCGGGATATCGGACCCCGACCTGACAATGCTTCTGGAAAACCAGCGCTTCAACTTTCCAAATTCGCGACCACATTATCTTGTTACCTCGTCCCGCATCGCGCCCGACATGGTGAAGTCTTTGCGGGCTAATCGGAATTTGAAGTGCTTGTGTTATGATCCAAAGGATAATCATGCAGCGTTGGTCGATTCGCTCAGAGAGCTCGCCAGCGTGATGGATCAGGTGCCCGCGCAGCCAGTCCACGTCTAG
- a CDS encoding ParA family protein: MATSIAFFNNKGGVGKTTLLCNVAAYAAEEHGLKVLVIDADPQCNATQYMFDDKKLAYFYEETSSFTIHNVIRPLSLGKGYSKELTVTKSPRFGVDVLPGDPRLALTEDLLAKDWGSAIGGDPRGMRTTLMFAELMKRCDDYDLVFFDVGPSLGSINRAVLLASDYFVAPMSIDIFSVKAIDNIAAWMSRWRKQWNVGVENVDDPDDVGTNLARSLGFLGYASQHYIAKTDGSGTKRAVNAYEKIMKQFESIVASELSTVAPSPNKIGHYLLGAIPNLHSLIPMSQSARAPVFGLKAGDGVRGAHFSKVKDAKETFGIVAEEILDRVGLI, from the coding sequence ATGGCGACATCAATCGCGTTCTTCAATAACAAGGGAGGCGTCGGCAAGACCACGCTGCTTTGCAACGTCGCTGCCTATGCAGCGGAAGAACATGGACTTAAGGTCTTAGTTATCGACGCAGACCCTCAGTGCAATGCCACGCAGTACATGTTCGATGATAAGAAACTCGCGTATTTTTACGAAGAGACATCATCGTTCACCATCCACAACGTCATACGTCCTCTTTCGCTAGGCAAAGGCTACAGCAAAGAACTCACCGTTACCAAAAGCCCACGTTTCGGTGTCGACGTGTTGCCTGGCGATCCCAGGCTCGCCCTGACGGAAGATTTGCTCGCAAAGGATTGGGGTTCGGCGATCGGCGGCGATCCACGTGGCATGCGAACTACACTGATGTTTGCCGAACTCATGAAGCGTTGCGACGATTACGACTTAGTGTTTTTCGACGTAGGTCCCTCCCTTGGGTCGATCAATCGCGCTGTGTTGCTGGCAAGCGACTACTTTGTAGCACCGATGTCCATCGACATCTTTAGCGTGAAAGCGATCGACAACATCGCCGCTTGGATGTCTCGGTGGCGAAAGCAATGGAATGTCGGGGTAGAGAATGTTGATGATCCAGACGATGTGGGGACAAATCTGGCTAGGAGCCTAGGCTTCCTAGGCTATGCATCTCAGCACTACATCGCCAAAACGGATGGCTCTGGTACAAAGCGAGCTGTGAACGCTTATGAGAAAATCATGAAGCAGTTCGAAAGTATCGTTGCATCGGAACTCTCAACGGTCGCTCCCTCGCCCAACAAAATTGGTCACTACCTGCTGGGCGCAATTCCCAACCTCCACAGCCTGATCCCCATGTCGCAATCGGCCCGGGCTCCAGTGTTCGGCCTAAAAGCGGGTGATGGCGTGAGGGGTGCCCACTTCTCTAAAGTAAAGGATGCCAAGGAGACCTTCGGCATCGTTGCAGAAGAGATACTCGACCGGGTGGGCCTCATATGA